A single window of Tenericutes bacterium MZ-XQ DNA harbors:
- a CDS encoding 23S rRNA pseudouridine synthase F — protein MGTRINKYLSEAGYCSRRAADRLIEQSKVKINGKIASLGDQVNDGDMVTVNHVDVKPHNDFVYIALNKPVGITSTTDRKIKGNIVDFMNYPRRIFHIGRLDKDSEGLILMTNDGDIVNEILRSENAHEKEYFVDVDKEITSDFLSKMANGVPILSKVTKPCIVEKTGTKQFKIILTEGMNRQIRRMCEVFGYTVIKLKRTRIMNIKLDIPVGKYRELTQKELKTLFNLLKK, from the coding sequence ATGGGCACGAGAATTAATAAATATCTAAGTGAAGCAGGTTACTGCTCTAGACGAGCTGCAGACCGCTTAATCGAACAATCAAAAGTAAAAATCAATGGAAAAATAGCATCCTTAGGCGATCAAGTTAATGATGGTGATATGGTCACAGTAAATCATGTTGATGTAAAACCACATAATGACTTCGTATATATAGCACTAAATAAACCAGTTGGAATCACCTCCACAACTGATCGCAAAATTAAAGGTAATATTGTCGATTTTATGAATTATCCAAGGCGCATCTTTCATATAGGTAGACTTGATAAAGATTCAGAAGGACTCATCTTAATGACAAACGATGGAGATATCGTTAATGAAATCTTACGTTCTGAAAATGCACACGAAAAAGAATACTTCGTAGATGTCGATAAAGAAATAACAAGTGATTTTCTATCTAAAATGGCAAATGGCGTTCCAATTTTAAGTAAGGTAACAAAGCCTTGTATTGTTGAAAAAACCGGAACAAAACAGTTTAAAATCATATTAACAGAGGGCATGAATAGACAAATCAGACGTATGTGTGAAGTTTTTGGATACACTGTCATCAAACTAAAAAGAACGCGGATTATGAACATTAAACTTGATATTCCCGTTGGTAAATATAGAGAACTCACACAAAAAGAACTAAAAACACTTTTTAATCTATTAAAAAAATAA